A genomic region of Vitis vinifera cultivar Pinot Noir 40024 chromosome 7, ASM3070453v1 contains the following coding sequences:
- the LOC100262782 gene encoding uncharacterized protein LOC100262782, with product MGNCQAAEAATVVIQHPGNKIERIYWSVSAHEVMTSNPGHYVALVVTSPTAKSENGTPLKQLKLLRPDDTLLIGQVYRLVSFEDVLKEFAAKKSVKLGKLLKERGGLGLEKTKRKHSSGSNSNQNPKPDSYGTVEDEQEVYGLGSNVGSSSSSSRGLGRYQGGGGGQWKPALQSIAEVGT from the exons ATGGGGAATTGTCAAGCGGCGGAGGCGGCTACGGTGGTGATTCAACATCCTGGGAACAAGATCGAGAGGATTTACTGGTCAGTGAGTGCTCACGAGGTGATGACTTCAAATCCGGGCCACTATGTCGCACTCGTCGTTACCTCTCCCACGGCCAAGTCCGAAAACGGTACTCCATTGAAGCAGCTCAAGCTTCTCCGTCCAGACGATACCTTGCTTATCGGACAAGTTTATCGCCTCGTCAGCTTCGAAG ACGTGTTGAAAGAATTCGCTGCGAAAAAGTCGGTGAAACTGGGGAAGCTGTTGAAGGAGAGAGGAGGGCTCGGATTGGAGAAGACAAAGAGGAAGCACTCAAGTGGTTCAAATTCGAATCAGAATCCGAAACCAGACAGCTACGGTACTGTTGAG GATGAGCAGGAGGTTTATGGATTGGGAAGTAATGTtggcagcagcagcagcagcagcagaggCTTGGGAAGGTATCAGGGTGGTGGTGGGGGGCAATGGAAACCAGCCTTACAGAGCATTGCAGAAGTTGGAACTTGA